Proteins from a single region of Ziziphus jujuba cultivar Dongzao chromosome 1, ASM3175591v1:
- the LOC107406518 gene encoding peroxisomal membrane protein 13: protein MDSKPQSSANSPPPKPWERAGGSSGPAPFKPPSAGNTSDVVEASGTANHGEIVSTSDRSATANRNALGRPAPPRPWEQNYGNSSYGGYGSTMNYNSGYGSGMYSSYGGGIGGTYGGGLYGNSMYRGGYGGGLYGSSGMYGGGMYNGGFGGPMGGYGMGMGGPYGAEDPNNPFGGPPSPPGFWMSVLRVMQGVVNFFGRISILIDQNTQAFHMFMTALLQLFDRSGMLYGELARFVLRILGVRTKPKKVQPPGPDGLPLPGPQNHNYIEGPKAAPSGSWDNVWGNDANK, encoded by the exons ATGGATTCCAAGCCCCAATCTTCAG CAAATAGTCCTCCTCCAAAACCTTGGGAACGAGCAGGTGGCTCATCTGGCCCTGCACCATTCAAACCTCCCTCAGCTGGAAACACAAGTGATGTAGTTGAGGCATCAGGAACTGCAAACCATGGAGAAATTGTTTCAACTTCTGATAGGAGTGCAACTGCTAACAGAAATGCTCTAGGTAGGCCTGCTCCTCCTAGGCCTTGGGAGCAAAACTATGGAAATAGCAGTTATGGAG gTTATGGTTCTACCATGAACTATAACTCAGGCTATGGTTCTGGAATGTATAGTTCATATGGAGGTGGGATAGGTGGAACGTATGGTGGTGGATTGTATGGCAACAGCATGTACAGGGGAGGGTATGGGGGTGGTCTTTATGGATCTTCTGGAATGTATGGTGGTGGAATGTATAATGGTGGTTTTGGAGGCCCAATGGGTGGTTATGGAATGGGCATGGGTGGCCCTTATGGAGCTGAAGATCCAAATAATCCATTTGGTGGTCCTCCATCTCCACCAGGGTTTTGGATGTCAGTTCTCCGGGTG ATGCAAGGTGTGGTGAACTTCTTTGGTCGCATATCAATTCTCATAGACCAGAACACTCAAGCATTCCATATGTTCATGACTGCACTTCTTCAG CTTTTTGATCGCTCTGGCATGTTATATGGAGAACTTGCCAGATTTGTATTGAGGATACTAGGGGTTAGAACAAAGCCCAAGAAGGTTCAACCGCCGGGTCCTGATGGACTTCCACTCCCTGGTCCCCAGAACCACAACTACATTGAGGGACCGAAGGCTGCTCCTAGTGGTTCTTGGGACAATGTTTGGGGGAATGACGCTAACAAGTAA
- the LOC107435085 gene encoding uncharacterized GPI-anchored protein At1g61900 isoform X2, whose product MDCFQTVSHLKGSVCHRLLLFIIWLSGFQDVLALQTMHEQMHVPSALELANPPISVFFEPIEISPAVLPHDPHPNESLPPMYPTFPTRYEPVLTGRCPVNFSAISSIMDKTASDCSQPLAALVGNVICCPQLSSLLHIIQGFYGMSSDELVLKNSVASDCFKDIISILASRGANSTIATLCSIKSSNLTGGSCPVKDTITFEKTVNTSKLLEACSSVDPLKECCRPVCHPAIMDAALQISGKQLMNNENKDVVGEFNHVDSLNDCKQVVYSYLSRKLPMDVANGAFRLLSSCKVNKVCPLDFKQPSEVIKACRNVAAPSPSCCSSLNAYIAGIQKQMLITNKQAIICSTVFGSMLRKGGVMTNIYELCDVDLKDFSIQAYGQQGCLLRSLPADVIFDNSTGFSFTCDLSDNIAAPWPSSSSISSLSLCAPEMSLPALPTSETFKNPGCRGGGVQILVSIFSFFVFGTLLY is encoded by the exons ATGGACTGTTTTCAGACAGTTTCTCACCTTAAGG GTTCGGTGTGCCAtcggttattattatttatcatctgGTTATCTGGTTTCCAAGATGTCCTGGCATTGCAAACAATGCATGAACAAATGCACGTGCCATCGGCACTGGAGCTTGCTAATCCTCCCATTAGTGTATTTTTTGAGCCCATAGAAATATCACCCGCTGTTCTTCCCCATGATCCACATCCTAATGAATCATTGCCTCCAATGTACCCTACCTTTCCAACCAGATATGAACCAGTCTTGACTGGAAGATGTCCTGTAAATTTCTCTGCTATATCAAGTATCATGGACAAAACAGCATCTGATTGTTCCCAACCTTTGGCAGCTCTTGTAGGGAATGTAATATGTTGTCCTCAACTTAGTAGTCTCCTGCACATCATCCAAGGTTTTTACGGCATGAGCTCGGATgaattggttttgaaaaattCAGTTGCTAGTGATTGTTTTAAAGATATTATTAGTATCTTAGCCAGCAGGGGTGCAAACAGTACCATAGCTACACTTTGTTCTATTAAATCATCAAATCTTACAGGTGGGTCTTGCCCAGTAAAGGATACTATTACGTTTGAGAAAACAGTTAATACTAGCAAATTGCTAGAGGCCTGCAGCAGTGTTGATCCTCTTAAAGAGTGTTGCAGACCTGTTTGTCACCCTGCAATTATGGATGCTGCACTTCAGATTTCTGGCAAACAGTTGATGAACAATGAGAATAAAGATGTAGTTGGGGAGTTTAACCATGTTGATTCTCTTAATGATTGTAAGCAAGTGGTTTATTCATATCTGTCAAGGAAACTCCCAATGGATGTTGCAAATGGTGCATTTAGATTATTATCTTCCTGCAAAGTTAACAAAG TCTGTCCTTTGGATTTTAAGCAGCCTTCGGAAGTAATTAAAGCCTGTCGCAATGTTGCTGCCCCCAGTCCTTCCTGCTGTAGCTCTTTAAATGCTTACATTGCAGGAATACAAAAGCAGATGTTAATTACAAACAAGCAAGCTATAATCTGTTCGACAGTGTTCGGATCCATGTTACGGAAAGGTGGGGTTATGACAAATATTTATGAGCTCTGTGATGTCGACTTGAAAGATTTCAGTATCCAAG CATATGGACAACAAg GATGTCTACTACGGAGCTTGCCTGCAGATGTGATATTCGACAACTCAACAGGCTTCAGCTTTACATGTGACTTGAGTGACAACATCGCTGCGCCATGGCCTTCATCATCCTCAATTTCATCACTTTCCCTCTGTGCACCTG AGATGTCATTGCCTGCACTGCCAACATCGGAGACTTTTAAAAATCCTG GCTGTCGTGGTGGTGGGGTGCAAATTCTGGTatccattttttcattttttgtcttCGGTACACTTTTGTACTAA
- the LOC107435085 gene encoding uncharacterized GPI-anchored protein At1g61900 isoform X1, which translates to MDCFQTVSHLKGFYMVAGSVCHRLLLFIIWLSGFQDVLALQTMHEQMHVPSALELANPPISVFFEPIEISPAVLPHDPHPNESLPPMYPTFPTRYEPVLTGRCPVNFSAISSIMDKTASDCSQPLAALVGNVICCPQLSSLLHIIQGFYGMSSDELVLKNSVASDCFKDIISILASRGANSTIATLCSIKSSNLTGGSCPVKDTITFEKTVNTSKLLEACSSVDPLKECCRPVCHPAIMDAALQISGKQLMNNENKDVVGEFNHVDSLNDCKQVVYSYLSRKLPMDVANGAFRLLSSCKVNKVCPLDFKQPSEVIKACRNVAAPSPSCCSSLNAYIAGIQKQMLITNKQAIICSTVFGSMLRKGGVMTNIYELCDVDLKDFSIQAYGQQGCLLRSLPADVIFDNSTGFSFTCDLSDNIAAPWPSSSSISSLSLCAPEMSLPALPTSETFKNPGCRGGGVQILVSIFSFFVFGTLLY; encoded by the exons ATGGACTGTTTTCAGACAGTTTCTCACCTTAAGG GCTTCTATATGGTTGCAGGTTCGGTGTGCCAtcggttattattatttatcatctgGTTATCTGGTTTCCAAGATGTCCTGGCATTGCAAACAATGCATGAACAAATGCACGTGCCATCGGCACTGGAGCTTGCTAATCCTCCCATTAGTGTATTTTTTGAGCCCATAGAAATATCACCCGCTGTTCTTCCCCATGATCCACATCCTAATGAATCATTGCCTCCAATGTACCCTACCTTTCCAACCAGATATGAACCAGTCTTGACTGGAAGATGTCCTGTAAATTTCTCTGCTATATCAAGTATCATGGACAAAACAGCATCTGATTGTTCCCAACCTTTGGCAGCTCTTGTAGGGAATGTAATATGTTGTCCTCAACTTAGTAGTCTCCTGCACATCATCCAAGGTTTTTACGGCATGAGCTCGGATgaattggttttgaaaaattCAGTTGCTAGTGATTGTTTTAAAGATATTATTAGTATCTTAGCCAGCAGGGGTGCAAACAGTACCATAGCTACACTTTGTTCTATTAAATCATCAAATCTTACAGGTGGGTCTTGCCCAGTAAAGGATACTATTACGTTTGAGAAAACAGTTAATACTAGCAAATTGCTAGAGGCCTGCAGCAGTGTTGATCCTCTTAAAGAGTGTTGCAGACCTGTTTGTCACCCTGCAATTATGGATGCTGCACTTCAGATTTCTGGCAAACAGTTGATGAACAATGAGAATAAAGATGTAGTTGGGGAGTTTAACCATGTTGATTCTCTTAATGATTGTAAGCAAGTGGTTTATTCATATCTGTCAAGGAAACTCCCAATGGATGTTGCAAATGGTGCATTTAGATTATTATCTTCCTGCAAAGTTAACAAAG TCTGTCCTTTGGATTTTAAGCAGCCTTCGGAAGTAATTAAAGCCTGTCGCAATGTTGCTGCCCCCAGTCCTTCCTGCTGTAGCTCTTTAAATGCTTACATTGCAGGAATACAAAAGCAGATGTTAATTACAAACAAGCAAGCTATAATCTGTTCGACAGTGTTCGGATCCATGTTACGGAAAGGTGGGGTTATGACAAATATTTATGAGCTCTGTGATGTCGACTTGAAAGATTTCAGTATCCAAG CATATGGACAACAAg GATGTCTACTACGGAGCTTGCCTGCAGATGTGATATTCGACAACTCAACAGGCTTCAGCTTTACATGTGACTTGAGTGACAACATCGCTGCGCCATGGCCTTCATCATCCTCAATTTCATCACTTTCCCTCTGTGCACCTG AGATGTCATTGCCTGCACTGCCAACATCGGAGACTTTTAAAAATCCTG GCTGTCGTGGTGGTGGGGTGCAAATTCTGGTatccattttttcattttttgtcttCGGTACACTTTTGTACTAA
- the LOC107435100 gene encoding serine carboxypeptidase-like 35, producing MAVVIYRNLFFCCLLSTSLWVPWVVAEEALKEADRVINLPGQPPVTFPHYAGYVKLSPPRAHKALFYWFFHAQQNAPQRPLVLWLNGGPGCSSVAYGAAQELGPFLVRDHGRLIHNNFSWNKVANLLFLEAPVGVGFSYTNKSKDLYKLGDEVTAADSYAFLIGWFKKFPEFKSHDFYIAGESYAGHYVPQLANLIYKRNQGESKDSYINLKGIMIGNAVINDETDSSGMIDYAWSHAIISDQLYNNIMKECRFSGENQTAHCEKHIRGFLQAYSDIDIYSIYSPVCLTSNFSSPPKRSSTKLMVAPRLFTRHEMWHGLGVAAGYDPCTEDYVISYFNREDVQRALHANLTKLPYPYTTCSGVIDGWNDSPTTVLPIIRKLLNAGLRIWVYSGDTDGRVPVTSTRYSIKKLGLRIKEEWRAWFHKGQVAGWVEKYEGGLTLATVRGAGHQVPVFAAPQSLSLFTHFLSLNDTSLPSSRF from the exons atgGCCGTCGTGATCTATAGGAACTTGTTCTTCTGCTGTTTACTCTCCACCTCTTTGTGGGTCCCCTGGGTGGTTGCCGAAGAAGCTCTGAAAGAAGCCGACAGAGTCATCAACTTGCCCGGACAACCGCCGGTCACGTTTCCTCACTATGCGGGTTACGTCAAACTCTCACCGCCACGTGCTCATAAAGCTCTCTTCTACTGGTTCTTTCATGCCCAGCAAAACGCCCCTCAAAGGCCTCTCGTGCTTTGGCTCAATGGAg GGCCTGGCTGTTCCTCTGTAGCCTATGGAGCTGCCCAAGAACTTGGCCCATTTCTTGTCCGAGACCATGGCCGTTTAATTCATAACAATTTCTCCTGGAATAaag TGGCAAACCTGCTATTCCTGGAGGCTCCTGTGGGTGTGGGCTTTTCATACACAAACAAATCAAAAGATTTATACAAGCTTGGTGATGAAGTCACGGCCGCAGATTCTTATGCTTTCTTGATCGGATGGTTCAAAAAGTTTCCAGAATTCAAATCCCATGATTTCTACATTGCTGGAGAGAGCTATGCTG GTCATTATGTTCCTCAGCTTGCCAACCTCATTTACAAGAGAAACCAAGGAGAAAGCAAAGATTCGTATATAAATCTAAAGGGTATCATG aTTGGGAATGCTGTGATCAACGATGAAACAGATAGTAGTGGCATGATTGACTATGCTTGGAGCCACGCCATCATCTCTGACCAGCTATACAACAACATAATGAAGGAATGTCGTTTTAGTGGCGAAAACCAAACAGCTCACTGTGAAAAACACATCAGAGGCTTCTTGCAAGCTTATTCTGATATTGATATTTACAGCATTTATTCGCCAGTCTGCCTCACCTCTAATTTTTCTTCTCCTCCCAAACGATCTTCTACTAAACTTATGGTTGCACCACGCCTCTTCACAAGACAT GAGATGTGGCATGGGCTTGGAGTAGCAGCAGGATACGATCCGTGTACAGAGGACTACGTTATTTCATATTTCAACAGAGAGGATGTTCAGAGGGCTCTACATGCCAATCTTACTAAATTGCCATATCCTTACACCACATGCag TGGAGTTATTGACGGGTGGAATGACTCTCCCACCACAGTTCTACCCATCATCCGGAAGCTCTTAAATGCAGGCTTGCGTATTTGGGTCTACAG CGGCGACACGGATGGAAGGGTTCCGGTGACATCGACGAGATACAGCATAAAGAAGCTGGGATTAAGAATAAAGGAAGAGTGGAGGGCTTGGTTTCACAAGGGACAAGTAGCAGGTTGGGTTGAGAAGTATGAAGGTGGCCTGACTCTAGCCACTGTCAGAGGAGCAGGTCACCAGGTCCCAGTCTTTGCTGCTCCTcagtctctttctctcttcactCATTTTCTGTCTCTCAACGACACTAGTTTGCCATCTTCTCGCTTCTAA